The DNA sequence AATCCTTCTTCCCCCGGCGAATCGGTTTCATGCGCCTCCTGTTGCGGATCAGGGGCCTGCCCCCGTTCTGTTCCACATGCAGGGGCGACGCAGGGGCCGAGGATCTGGAGCCTTTCTTTCCTTGGGGAAGGTGCTCTTGGTAAAGGCTAAGGAGATTTTTTTTGCGCTTAGTAGCATAGGCTAATAAAGATAGTTGGATAATGGAGGTTGAAAGATGTGTACCCTGGATCGCTTATCCGCGGGATGCCGTGGCGTGATTGACAGCCTGCAAGGGGGAAATGGCTTTATAAGTCGGGTCTCGGCTATCGGCTTCACTCCGGATACGGTTGTGACAATGGTTTCAAGGCGGGGCAGAGGCCCTGTGCTTGTTTGGTTGCGGGACAGCGAGGTCGCCCTAGGCCGGGGCGAAGCCGCGAAAATCACCGTTAGAGAGGTTCTATAGATGGATACGGCTCAGAGAACGAGAAGGCTGACCATTGCCCTTGCCGGCCAGCCGAATACGGGAAAGTCGACGGTTTTTAACCGACTTACCGGTGCACGCCAGCATGTGGGAAATTGGCCGGGCAAGACCGTGGAACAGAAGAGCGGAGGTTTTCGCTATAACGGAAGCGATTACAATATCGTCGACTTGCCTGGTACCTACAGCTTGACGGCAAACTCCCTGGAGGAGACCATCGCAAGGGACTTTCTCATGAAAGAGGAACCCGACGTTGTCGTGGTGATGGCCGATGCGTCCCAGCTTGAGCGGAGTCTCTACCTTTTGGGAGAGATCAGGCTCCTTTCTGTTTCCGTTGTTCTTGCCTTGAACATGACGGATGTTGCCGAACGACAAGGCAAGCAGATCGATACCTCTCATCTTGCCGCGGAGCTTCGGGTCCCCGTGGTTTCCATGACTGCTTCGAAGGGAATAGGCTTTGACGAGCTTATGGATGCCATAGCCGAGGCAGCCCTCTCCACTCCTCCGCCTCCCGATACTTTCATCGATGATACGCTCTGCCTTGAGGCGTATGAGAGAATATCTAAGCTTCTGGCCCAAAAAGTTCTTGCGCCCTATTCGCTCCAGTGGCTTGCTGTAAAGCTCATCGAGGGTGATAACGAGGCAAGGACCCTAACACGCCGGCTTTTATCCGATAACGAGTGGAAACAGCTGGTTACGATCATCGAAACCATTCCGGATGGGGCCCTCCGAATCGCCGGAGGCCGATATAGCCGAATACAGAGGGTCGTCTCTGCCTCCCTCAAGGGGATTTCGCCGAATGGGAAAAAGGGACTTCGAAAAAGAGGTTTCGATCGGGCGGCCACCCATCCCGTATGGGGAAAGTTTGTCGCTCTCGGTATCATGGTTCTTGCCTTTGCGGCAGCTATGATGGTGGCCATACCGATTATGGGAGTGGTGCAGGGAGCGCTTCCCCCCCTGCTTTCGGGGCTGAAGGCACTTTTTGCTCCCGCTCCCGCCTGGATAGGATCGCTTTTTGTCGATGGTCTGGTCCCCGGAATCGGCATAGCTGTTATGATGCTTGCCTATATCTTCGGCGTCTATCTTGTTTTCGGTATCATGGAAGATGTCGGCTACCTTGCACGTCTTGCTTATGTTTTCGACAGCTGGATGAATAAGATCGGCCTTCACGGCAAATCCTTCATGCCGCTTATGATGAGTTTCGGCTGTAATATTGCCGGGGTTACCGGTTGTCGGGTTGTTGATTCCTGGCAGCAGAGGATGACGACTCTGGTCATGGTCTCCATCGTTCCCTGTATGGCCCTGTGGGGGGTCGTTAGTTTTATGGGTACAATCTTTTTCGGCACCAACATGCCGTTGGTGATCTTTGCTCTTCTTGCCGTCATGTTACTTCACCTTTCGGGAAGCTCCGCCTTGCTGCGAAAATTTCTTCTCAAGGGAGAGCACACAGGATTGATCATGGAGCTGCCTCCCTATCACCGACCCAACTGGAGGACCATTTGGTCCTATGTATGGAGTCAGGTCAAAGGCTTCGTAAAGCGTGCGGTCACCCTTATTGCCCTGATTTCGCTGCTGGTCTGGGCCCTTTCCTATCAACCGGATGGAAACATGGAGAATAGCCTCCTCGCCTCGATCGGCAGATTCTTCGATCCCGTCTCCTCACTGATGGGGCTTGACTGGAAGCTCTTCATAGCCCTGGTGGCTGCGGTAGCGGCCAAAGAGGCCTCCCTTTCCGTTCTTGCCGTATTGTACGGAATAAGCGGAGGGGTTGCATCGATCACCACCCTCTTTGTCGCCGGGACTGGCGGCTACGAACAGGCTGCATTGGTGGGAAGCCTTGCCTCTTCGATTTCTCCGGCCTCCGCATTGGCCTTCATATTCGCCTTCTTCTTCTCTATTCCCTGTATCGGGACGGTTGCAACCATCTACTCGGAAACAAAGTCTCTTCGGTGGACCCTCGGCTGTTCGCTGTACTATACCATTTCCTCCTTTGTTGCCGGGTTCCTTGCCTATCACGCAGGCTTGTTGATATTCTGAAGCGAGGACGACAGAAGCAGAGGCCGGCTGCTATTGGCCCAGTTCGTCGTGCTCGAGGAAGCTATAATAGCCTTCCTGTGTAAAGATGATATGATCAATTAAGGGAATTCCGAGAATTTCACCCGATGCCGTGAGGCGTCGGGTGACCTCGTGGTCTTCCGCGCTCGGTTGCAGGTTTCCTGATGGGTGGTTGTGGGCACAGATAAGGGCCGCAGCCCTATCTTTTACACAGCCTGCAAAGATTTCACGGGGATGAACCAGTGTCCGATTTACCAGACCGACCGAGATTATCCGCAACTTGATAACCTCATGGGCCCCATTGAGAGAAAGGGCGAGAAATTGCTCCTGAGGCCTGTCTGCAAGATGGCGGACCAGTGGGAGAACATCAGCCGGCGAAGTGATTTTATTTTTTGCCGGTACAAATCGTCTCCGCGAGAATTCCAGCGCTGCGGCAACAAGCGCCGCCTTTGCTCGACCAATACCGGGTATCGTTCTGATTTGGTCTACGGTACAATGCAGATCGCTGGTATCAAGTAGCTTCAACAGGGCCGAGGCAAGGTGCCCCACATCGTTTCCCTTGATCCCGGAACCGAGGATAATGGTAAGGAGTTCTTTATCGGAGAGGGTCGACGGCCCGAAGGCGCTAAGCCGTTCCCGAGGCCGCTCTTCCGCGGGAAGAGACATGATCGGTATTCGTGATTCTTCGACTTTCATGACACAACCTACACGCAAAAAAAGGCGTGGTTGCTTCAACGGCCGGTTATACTGCTATGGAGACTCTGTTGCGCCCCTCTTGTTTTGCAAGGATGAGCCCCTCATCGGCCCGTGAGAAGAAATCTTGCCAACTTTCTCCCTTTTTGAACGATGTGATACCAAAACTACAGGTGACCGTCATCGGAAGATCGAAAGGAAAGCCTTCTATCGAGCCTCTGAGTTTTTCCGCAAGTACGGCTGTTGAGTTTTCGTCCGTGTGCGGAACCACGACGGCAAACTCCTCGCCTCCCGTGCGGCCGAAGATATCGCTGTCACGAAGCAGCGAGGCGACAAGATTGGCCAAACGCTTTAAAAGGCCGTCACCGATCGTCCGGCCGTATGCTTCGTTCAACTGCCTGAAGTGATCGATATCAAAGATAATAAGCGAAAGCGGAAGCCCATAGCGTTCGGCCCTGGTAATCTCGCTTTGAAGCTTCGTATAGAAATAGTTACGGCTGTAACATCCTGTTTGTTCGTCTCTCAAAGGCTGACGGTAATTCTGCGAAGGTGTGAAATACCGTGAAAAAAGAACCAGGAAGAGGATAGCCGCCGTTCCCACAGCCGCCACTATCGCCCAGTACCATTCCCGTCGATCCTGCAAGATTAAGCCGCCGGGAATCCGGTCGGGGTCCAGTTCCTGCCAGATCAGTTCTCCCGATTGCGTAATGGAAGTCGCTATCAAAGCTTGCTCCATTTGCGTTGCTGTATGGTAACGACGGAGATCCGCTTTCAGCCCTTCCCACTCGTTTCTGGCAGACTCCGGAGCGGAGGCAAATATCAGATCCGCTTGGCCGATAAGAGGCAAGGTATTCTTGCCGGAAAGCTCCAGATGGATAATCCGCTGTGTCAGGCCTCGAAGGGTATCCAGCCGAACCAGCGTCCTTGCCTCTTTTTTCAAGCTCGCACAATGGACCGCGAATATTCCTATTACTGCGAGGGCAAGGAAGGCAATCAAGAGGGACGGAAGCACCTTTCCCCCCTGTTTCTGTGGTTTCATGCACAACCTCGCCCGCATTCTATCATAGAACCGGGCTAAGAGGTAATCATTTACGCTTTGAACATCTTCAAAACCCTGGTTGAGTTAAGGATGGCCAGGAGAGCCACACCGACATCGGCAAAAATCGCCATCCACATGGACGCAAGGCCGAAGATTCCCAGCAGGATGACAAGTCCTTTGATGCCGAGCGAGAAGATGATATTCTGAAGTACAACCCCTCTCGTTCGCTTCGCTCCGGTAATTGCTGTTGCAAGATTCGACGGCTTATCATCCATGAGAACGACATCCGCCGCTTCGATGGCTGCATCGGAGCCTATCCCGCCCATGGCGATTCCCACATCCGCTCTGCTGAGGACCGGAGCGTCGTTGATACCGTCGCCCACGAAAGCGGTGCGTTTGTGGGTCCGGGGAGAGGCCATAATCTCTTCAAGCTTCGAAAGTTTCTCATCAGGGAGAAGTTTTGCGTAATAGCTATCCAGACCCAGTTTTTCTGCGACAGCCTTTGCCCCTGTTTCGCTGTCGCCGGTAAGCATAACGGTGTGGCGTATCCCTTTACCGTGGAGCGCACTGACAAGCCCTGCGGCATCTTCGCGGATCCTGTCGCTTACGGCTATCGTTCCTATATAGTTTCCTCCGTAGGCTATGAGCACGCTGCTTGCGGCCTCACCCTTGTCCTTCTCTATGGGGGGAGGCGAAGCAATATTGTTTTCCCTCAGCAACGTCTGATTACCCGCCAGGAGGGGCTTTCCCAACCACTCGGCCCTGACTCCTTTTCCCGCTATCTCTTCAAACGTGTTGAGTGAGGCATCGATACGAAATTCCGAAGGAATGGTTTCCGCTGCCCTGCGGATTGCTCCCGCAATTGGATGATTTGAATGGGATTCCCCAAAGGCTGCCAGGCCAAGAAGCTCTTCCCTGCTGTATCCCTTCTCTGGATAGACGCCGGATACCTCGAATACCCCTTCGGTGAGGGTCCCTGTCTTATCAAATACAACGGTATCAAGTTCTGCCAGGGTTTCCAGATAGTTAGCTCCCTTGATCAAGATACCTGCGGCAGAGGCGCCTCCTATTCCTCCGAAATACCCTAGGGGTATCGATATAACCAGAGCACAGGGGCATGATACGACCAGCAGGATAAGCGCCCTGCGAATCCACTCTGCAAAGGAGGCATCGACGAGCAAAAGGGGAGGAAGGAGGGCTATGAGCAGTGCAGCTCCTACCACGGCAGGTGTGTAGACCCTTGCAAAGCGGGTTATAAAGCGTTCGGTCGGGGCCTTACGCTCGGCAGCCTCCTCTACGAGCTTGATGATCCTGGCCATGGATGAATCTCCGTAGCGGGCGGTGGTTTCTATGATAAGCAAGCCCTGTCCGTTTACCGAACCGGCAAGTGCCTGGCTGCCGGGCCCCACTCTGACCGGAACCGATTCACCGGTCAGTGCCGAGGTATCGAAAAAAGAATTCCCCGATACAATGATGCCGTCAAGGGGGACCCTTTCCCCCGGCCGTACAAGAACCAGGGAACCCGGCTCTACCAAAAGAGGATCGGTTTTCCTCGGATCTGACCCCTGGCTGTCGGAAACAAGATAGGTTGTGTCGGGACGAATATCGGTAAGGGCTTGAATGGAGCGCCTGGCGGAAGAGGCCGCTCTCTCCTGAAACATCTCGCCGATGGTGTAGAATAGCATGACTGCCGCCGCTTCCGGCATTTCTCCCAGGGCGATTGCCCCTAAGGTTGCAACCGTCATGAGAAAATTCTCGTCGAAGAGCTTACCGTTGATAAGGTTTCGCAGTGCCGACAGAATGACCCCGTACCCTACGGTAAGGTATGGGATAAGAAAAATTACATATTCACCGATACGGTAGGGGCTTGCCTGAAGCTTGCTTCGAAATATGAGCCCTAGGGCGAAGAAAATAAGGGAGATAGTCAGCCGTATTGCCTCCGCCTTTGGGGAGGCCTCTTCAAAACTGTGATCATGTCCGGAACAATGGGGACAGCTTCCGGTAGGACAACCGGCATCTGCGGCGGGGTGGGGGTGTATGTGTTTGATTTTCTCCATGGATGTATCAGCGCTCCTCTGCAAAGTGATCGCGTGCAACCTTTATGAGCTGCTCGACATGTTCATCGTCGAGGCGATAAAATACCTGCTTCCCATCTCGTCGATACCGAACAAGACGCATGGTCTTTAAAAGGCGAAGGTGGTGACTCACCGCGGGCAGGCTCATCTCCAGCAGATCGGACAGATCGCA is a window from the Sediminispirochaeta bajacaliforniensis DSM 16054 genome containing:
- the feoB gene encoding ferrous iron transport protein B, whose product is MDTAQRTRRLTIALAGQPNTGKSTVFNRLTGARQHVGNWPGKTVEQKSGGFRYNGSDYNIVDLPGTYSLTANSLEETIARDFLMKEEPDVVVVMADASQLERSLYLLGEIRLLSVSVVLALNMTDVAERQGKQIDTSHLAAELRVPVVSMTASKGIGFDELMDAIAEAALSTPPPPDTFIDDTLCLEAYERISKLLAQKVLAPYSLQWLAVKLIEGDNEARTLTRRLLSDNEWKQLVTIIETIPDGALRIAGGRYSRIQRVVSASLKGISPNGKKGLRKRGFDRAATHPVWGKFVALGIMVLAFAAAMMVAIPIMGVVQGALPPLLSGLKALFAPAPAWIGSLFVDGLVPGIGIAVMMLAYIFGVYLVFGIMEDVGYLARLAYVFDSWMNKIGLHGKSFMPLMMSFGCNIAGVTGCRVVDSWQQRMTTLVMVSIVPCMALWGVVSFMGTIFFGTNMPLVIFALLAVMLLHLSGSSALLRKFLLKGEHTGLIMELPPYHRPNWRTIWSYVWSQVKGFVKRAVTLIALISLLVWALSYQPDGNMENSLLASIGRFFDPVSSLMGLDWKLFIALVAAVAAKEASLSVLAVLYGISGGVASITTLFVAGTGGYEQAALVGSLASSISPASALAFIFAFFFSIPCIGTVATIYSETKSLRWTLGCSLYYTISSFVAGFLAYHAGLLIF
- the radC gene encoding RadC family protein is translated as MKVEESRIPIMSLPAEERPRERLSAFGPSTLSDKELLTIILGSGIKGNDVGHLASALLKLLDTSDLHCTVDQIRTIPGIGRAKAALVAAALEFSRRRFVPAKNKITSPADVLPLVRHLADRPQEQFLALSLNGAHEVIKLRIISVGLVNRTLVHPREIFAGCVKDRAAALICAHNHPSGNLQPSAEDHEVTRRLTASGEILGIPLIDHIIFTQEGYYSFLEHDELGQ
- a CDS encoding FeoA family protein; amino-acid sequence: MCTLDRLSAGCRGVIDSLQGGNGFISRVSAIGFTPDTVVTMVSRRGRGPVLVWLRDSEVALGRGEAAKITVREVL
- a CDS encoding heavy metal translocating P-type ATPase translates to MEKIKHIHPHPAADAGCPTGSCPHCSGHDHSFEEASPKAEAIRLTISLIFFALGLIFRSKLQASPYRIGEYVIFLIPYLTVGYGVILSALRNLINGKLFDENFLMTVATLGAIALGEMPEAAAVMLFYTIGEMFQERAASSARRSIQALTDIRPDTTYLVSDSQGSDPRKTDPLLVEPGSLVLVRPGERVPLDGIIVSGNSFFDTSALTGESVPVRVGPGSQALAGSVNGQGLLIIETTARYGDSSMARIIKLVEEAAERKAPTERFITRFARVYTPAVVGAALLIALLPPLLLVDASFAEWIRRALILLVVSCPCALVISIPLGYFGGIGGASAAGILIKGANYLETLAELDTVVFDKTGTLTEGVFEVSGVYPEKGYSREELLGLAAFGESHSNHPIAGAIRRAAETIPSEFRIDASLNTFEEIAGKGVRAEWLGKPLLAGNQTLLRENNIASPPPIEKDKGEAASSVLIAYGGNYIGTIAVSDRIREDAAGLVSALHGKGIRHTVMLTGDSETGAKAVAEKLGLDSYYAKLLPDEKLSKLEEIMASPRTHKRTAFVGDGINDAPVLSRADVGIAMGGIGSDAAIEAADVVLMDDKPSNLATAITGAKRTRGVVLQNIIFSLGIKGLVILLGIFGLASMWMAIFADVGVALLAILNSTRVLKMFKA
- a CDS encoding GGDEF domain-containing protein, with protein sequence MKPQKQGGKVLPSLLIAFLALAVIGIFAVHCASLKKEARTLVRLDTLRGLTQRIIHLELSGKNTLPLIGQADLIFASAPESARNEWEGLKADLRRYHTATQMEQALIATSITQSGELIWQELDPDRIPGGLILQDRREWYWAIVAAVGTAAILFLVLFSRYFTPSQNYRQPLRDEQTGCYSRNYFYTKLQSEITRAERYGLPLSLIIFDIDHFRQLNEAYGRTIGDGLLKRLANLVASLLRDSDIFGRTGGEEFAVVVPHTDENSTAVLAEKLRGSIEGFPFDLPMTVTCSFGITSFKKGESWQDFFSRADEGLILAKQEGRNRVSIAV
- a CDS encoding ArsR/SmtB family transcription factor, which gives rise to MTGCSGERTDICDQYCPTCPERAEFLRKKLLDVAGLSELFKVLGDETRTRIIYLLSINELCVCDLSDLLEMSLPAVSHHLRLLKTMRLVRYRRDGKQVFYRLDDEHVEQLIKVARDHFAEER